The Rhea pennata isolate bPtePen1 chromosome 32, bPtePen1.pri, whole genome shotgun sequence genome includes a region encoding these proteins:
- the ERCC1 gene encoding DNA excision repair protein ERCC-1 isoform X1, with amino-acid sequence MEAAAGAASPEGKRKRFTLRPDDPAAPPVPSLFKASAASGPPEKPPEPEPEPARPGPRSYAEYVVKRTAASALPAAPTAPAAPAGEAGPAPGDPGGPGDPGGPGDVAPLPPLKPGVKSSSIIVSPRQRGNPVLKFVRNVPWEFGDVVPDYVLGQSACALFLSLRYHNLNPDYIHERLRRLGKTYALQLLLLQVDVKDPHRALKELAKMCILADCTLILAWSPEEAGRYLETYKAYEQKPADLLKEKVEQGFLSRMTDCLTSVKSVNKTDAASLLTTFGSLAAVVGASREDLSLCPGVGPQKVSGAARREGAGGLRRPSRAAFSPFSRPRGSSTPCTSPS; translated from the exons ATGGaagccgccgccggagccgcgtCCCcggaggggaagaggaagagattcACGCTGCGGCCGGACgaccccgccgccccgccg gtGCCATCGCTCTTCAAAGCCTCCGCAGCCTCCGGCCCCCCGGAAAAAccgccggagccggagccggaaCCAGCCCGGCCGGGGCCTCGCTCGTACGCCGAGTACGTCGTGAAACGAACGGCCGcctcggcgctgcccgcggcacCCACGGCGCCCGCGGCACCTGCAGGTGAGGCCGGGCCGGCCCCCGGGGACCCTGGTGGCCCCGGGGACCCTGGTGGCCCCGGGGACGtggccccgctgcccccgctcAAGCCGGGCGTCAAGAGCAGCAGCATCATCGTCAGCCCCCGGCAG cgGGGGAACCCGGTGCTGAAGTTCGTGCGCAACGTGCCCTGGGAGTTCGGCGACGTCGTCCCCGACTACGTGCTGGGCCAGAGCGCCTGCGCCCTCTTCCTGAG cCTGCGCTACCACAACCTCAACCCCGACTACATCCACGAGCGCCTGCGCCGCCTGGGCAAGACGTACgcgctgcagctgctgctgctgcaggtcGACGTG AAAGACCCCCACCGGGCCCTGAAGGAGCTGGCGAAGATGTGCATCCTGGCCGACTGCACCCTCATCTTGGCTTGGAG CCCCGAGGAGGCCGGGCGCTACCTGGAGACCTACAAGGCCTACGAGCAGAAACCGGCCGACCTGCTCAAGGAGAAGGTGGAGCAGGGCTTCCTCTCGCGG atGACCGACTGCCTGACCAGCGTCAAGTCGGTGAACAAGACGGACGCCGCGAGCCTGCTCACCACCTTCGGG TCGCTGGCCGCCGTGGTGGGCGCCTCCAGGGAGGACCTGTCCCTCTGCCCCGGCGTCGGGCCGCAGAAGGTGAgcggggcggctcggcgggAGGGAGCCGGCGGCCTTCGCCGCCCTTCCCGCGCCGCCTTCTCCCCTTTTTCCAGGCCAAGAGGCTCTTCGACGCCCTGCACGAGCCCTTCCTGA
- the ERCC1 gene encoding DNA excision repair protein ERCC-1 isoform X3 has protein sequence MEAAAGAASPEGKRKRFTLRPDDPAAPPVPSLFKASAASGPPEKPPEPEPEPARPGPRSYAEYVVKRTAASALPAAPTAPAAPAGEAGPAPGDPGGPGDPGGPGDVAPLPPLKPGVKSSSIIVSPRQRGNPVLKFVRNVPWEFGDVVPDYVLGQSACALFLSLRYHNLNPDYIHERLRRLGKTYALQLLLLQVDVKDPHRALKELAKMCILADCTLILAWSPEEAGRYLETYKAYEQKPADLLKEKVEQGFLSRMTDCLTSVKSVNKTDAASLLTTFGSLAAVVGASREDLSLCPGVGPQKAKRLFDALHEPFLKAPK, from the exons ATGGaagccgccgccggagccgcgtCCCcggaggggaagaggaagagattcACGCTGCGGCCGGACgaccccgccgccccgccg gtGCCATCGCTCTTCAAAGCCTCCGCAGCCTCCGGCCCCCCGGAAAAAccgccggagccggagccggaaCCAGCCCGGCCGGGGCCTCGCTCGTACGCCGAGTACGTCGTGAAACGAACGGCCGcctcggcgctgcccgcggcacCCACGGCGCCCGCGGCACCTGCAGGTGAGGCCGGGCCGGCCCCCGGGGACCCTGGTGGCCCCGGGGACCCTGGTGGCCCCGGGGACGtggccccgctgcccccgctcAAGCCGGGCGTCAAGAGCAGCAGCATCATCGTCAGCCCCCGGCAG cgGGGGAACCCGGTGCTGAAGTTCGTGCGCAACGTGCCCTGGGAGTTCGGCGACGTCGTCCCCGACTACGTGCTGGGCCAGAGCGCCTGCGCCCTCTTCCTGAG cCTGCGCTACCACAACCTCAACCCCGACTACATCCACGAGCGCCTGCGCCGCCTGGGCAAGACGTACgcgctgcagctgctgctgctgcaggtcGACGTG AAAGACCCCCACCGGGCCCTGAAGGAGCTGGCGAAGATGTGCATCCTGGCCGACTGCACCCTCATCTTGGCTTGGAG CCCCGAGGAGGCCGGGCGCTACCTGGAGACCTACAAGGCCTACGAGCAGAAACCGGCCGACCTGCTCAAGGAGAAGGTGGAGCAGGGCTTCCTCTCGCGG atGACCGACTGCCTGACCAGCGTCAAGTCGGTGAACAAGACGGACGCCGCGAGCCTGCTCACCACCTTCGGG TCGCTGGCCGCCGTGGTGGGCGCCTCCAGGGAGGACCTGTCCCTCTGCCCCGGCGTCGGGCCGCAGAAG GCCAAGAGGCTCTTCGACGCCCTGCACGAGCCCTTCCTGAAGGCCCCCAAGTGA
- the ERCC1 gene encoding DNA excision repair protein ERCC-1 isoform X2, with the protein MEAAAGAASPEGKRKRFTLRPDDPAAPPVPSLFKASAASGPPEKPPEPEPEPARPGPRSYAEYVVKRTAASALPAAPTAPAAPAGEAGPAPGDPGGPGDPGGPGDVAPLPPLKPGVKSSSIIVSPRQFGDVVPDYVLGQSACALFLSLRYHNLNPDYIHERLRRLGKTYALQLLLLQVDVKDPHRALKELAKMCILADCTLILAWSPEEAGRYLETYKAYEQKPADLLKEKVEQGFLSRMTDCLTSVKSVNKTDAASLLTTFGSLAAVVGASREDLSLCPGVGPQKVSGAARREGAGGLRRPSRAAFSPFSRPRGSSTPCTSPS; encoded by the exons ATGGaagccgccgccggagccgcgtCCCcggaggggaagaggaagagattcACGCTGCGGCCGGACgaccccgccgccccgccg gtGCCATCGCTCTTCAAAGCCTCCGCAGCCTCCGGCCCCCCGGAAAAAccgccggagccggagccggaaCCAGCCCGGCCGGGGCCTCGCTCGTACGCCGAGTACGTCGTGAAACGAACGGCCGcctcggcgctgcccgcggcacCCACGGCGCCCGCGGCACCTGCAGGTGAGGCCGGGCCGGCCCCCGGGGACCCTGGTGGCCCCGGGGACCCTGGTGGCCCCGGGGACGtggccccgctgcccccgctcAAGCCGGGCGTCAAGAGCAGCAGCATCATCGTCAGCCCCCGGCAG TTCGGCGACGTCGTCCCCGACTACGTGCTGGGCCAGAGCGCCTGCGCCCTCTTCCTGAG cCTGCGCTACCACAACCTCAACCCCGACTACATCCACGAGCGCCTGCGCCGCCTGGGCAAGACGTACgcgctgcagctgctgctgctgcaggtcGACGTG AAAGACCCCCACCGGGCCCTGAAGGAGCTGGCGAAGATGTGCATCCTGGCCGACTGCACCCTCATCTTGGCTTGGAG CCCCGAGGAGGCCGGGCGCTACCTGGAGACCTACAAGGCCTACGAGCAGAAACCGGCCGACCTGCTCAAGGAGAAGGTGGAGCAGGGCTTCCTCTCGCGG atGACCGACTGCCTGACCAGCGTCAAGTCGGTGAACAAGACGGACGCCGCGAGCCTGCTCACCACCTTCGGG TCGCTGGCCGCCGTGGTGGGCGCCTCCAGGGAGGACCTGTCCCTCTGCCCCGGCGTCGGGCCGCAGAAGGTGAgcggggcggctcggcgggAGGGAGCCGGCGGCCTTCGCCGCCCTTCCCGCGCCGCCTTCTCCCCTTTTTCCAGGCCAAGAGGCTCTTCGACGCCCTGCACGAGCCCTTCCTGA
- the CLPTM1 gene encoding LOW QUALITY PROTEIN: putative lipid scramblase CLPTM1 (The sequence of the model RefSeq protein was modified relative to this genomic sequence to represent the inferred CDS: deleted 1 base in 1 codon) produces the protein MAAPETEAAAAAAAAAAGPGPGPEQVTSNGSAGGGEAAAAETQRQQPAPNAWQVIKGVLFRIFIIWAISSWFRRGPAPQEQSSAGGTPRAPSRNLFPKDTLMDLYVYISEHEHFTDFNVSSALFWQKRDLVYGDWTSGENADGCYEHYGEVDISQSVQQNGSIYIHVYFTKSGFHPDPRQKNLYRRLATVHTSRMINKYKRRRFQKTKNLLTGETEADPEMIKRAEDYGPVEVISHWHPNLTINMVDDHTPWVKGSVPPPLDQYVKFDAVSGDYYPILYFNDYWNLQKDYFPINETLQRLPFRLSFCPLSLWRWQLYAAQSTKSPWNFLGEDLYEQSDEEQDSVKVALLETNPYLLALTIVVSIVHSVFEFLAFKNDIQFWNSRQSLEGLSVRSVFFGVFQSLVVLLYILDNETNFVVQVSVFIGLLIDLWKITKVMDVRLDRENKVAGVFPRLTFKDKSTYIESSTKVYDDMAFRYLSWILFPLLGCYAVYSLLYLEHKGWYSWVLSMLYGFLLTFGFITMTPQLFINYKLKSVAHLPWRMLTYKALNTFIDDLFAFVIKMPMMYRIGCLRDDVVFFIYLYQRWIYRVDLTRVNEFGISGEDQVSQTTPSPALPAGAAALPRRAGSRRRRDAGTRLTPPPGTKRQRTRKRINLL, from the exons atggcggcgccggagacggaggcggcggcggcggcggcggcggcggcggcggggcccgggccaGGCCCGGAGCAG GTGACCAGTAACGGGAGCGCCGGTGGCGGcgaagcggcggcggccgagaCGCAGCGGCAGCAACCGGCGCCCAACGCCTGGCAGGTCATCAAAGGCGTCTTGTTCCG GATTTTTATCATCTGGGCCATCAGCAGTTGGTtccgccgcgggccggcgccccaggagcagagcagcgctGGTGGGACGCCGCGAGCTCCGAGCCGAAACCTCTTCCCTAAGGACACTTTGATG GACCTGTACGTTTACATCTCGGAGCACGAGCACTTTACAGATTTCAACGTCAGCTCAGCGTTGTTCTGGCAGAAGCGAGATCTCGTCTACGGGGACTGGACCAGCGGGGAGAACGCAGATGGGTGTTACGAGCACTACGGGGAGGTAGACATTTCACAG AGCGTCCAGCAAAACGGCTCTATCTACATCCACGTGTACTTCACAAAAAGCGGCTTCCACCCGGATCCCAGGCAGAAAAACCTCTACAGACGCCTCGCCACGGTCCACACGTCGCGCA TGATCAATAAATACAAACGACGGCGGTTCCAGAAAACCAAGAACCTTCTGACTGGAGAGACGGAAGCAGACCCCGAAATGATCAAG AGGGCAGAAGACTACGGTCCCGTGGAGGTCATCTCGCACTGGCACCCCAACTTGACCATCAACATGGTGGATGACCACACGCCCTGGGTGAAGGGCAGCGTGCCACCCCCTCTGGACCAGT ATGTGAAGTTCGACGCCGTCAGCGGCGACTACTACCCCATCCTGTACTTCAACGACTACTGGAACCTGCAGAAGGATTATTTCCCCATTAACGAGACCCTGCAGCGCCTGCCCTTTCGCCTCTCCTTCTGCCCGCTCTCCCTGTGGCGCTGGCAGCTCTACGCCGCCCAGAGCACCAAATCCCCCTGGAATTTCCTGGGAGAGGACCTGTACGAGCAGTCGGACGAGGAGCAGGACTCGGTGAAG GTTGCCCTCCTGGAGACAAACCCGTACCTGCTGGCTCTGACCATCGTCGTTTCCATCGTTCACAGCGTATTTGAGTTCTTGGCCTTCAAAAACG ACATCCAGTTCTGGAACAGCCGGCAGTCCCTCGAGGGCCTCTCCGTCCGCTCCGTCTTCTTTGGCGTCTTCCAGTCGCTCGTCGTTCTCCTCTACATCTTGGACAACGAAACAAACTTCGTGGTGCAGGTCAGCGTCTTCATCGGGCTCCTCATCGACCTCTGGAAGATCACAAAGGTCATGGACGTCAGG CTGGACCGAGAGAACAAGGTCGCAGGAGTGTTTCCGCGTCTCACTTTCAAAGACAAATCCACGTACATAGAGTCTTCCACCAAGGTGTACGACGAC ATGGCTTTCCGGTACCTCTCGTGGATCCTCTTCCCCTTGCTGGGTTGTTACGCCGTGTACAGTCTGCTGTACCTGGAGCACAAGGGCTGGTACTCGTGGGTGCTGAGCATGCTCTACGGCTTCCTCCTGACGTTCG GTTTCATCACCATGACCCCGCAGCTGTTCATCAACTACAAGCTGAAGTCGGTGGCTCACCTGCCCTGGCGGATGCTGACCTACAAAGCCCTCAACACCTTCATCGACGACCTCTTCGCCTTCGTGATCAAGATGCCCATGATGTACAGGATAGGCTGCCTGCGGGACG ACGTCGTCTTCTTCATTTACCTCTACCAGCGCTGGATCTACCGGGTGGATCTCACGCGC GTCAACGAGTTTGGCATCAGCGGGGAGGACCAGGTCTCGCAGACGACGCcgagccccgcgctgcccgccggtgccgccgcgctgccccgccgggccggctcccggcgccgccgagACGCAGGGACCCGCCTGACGCCTCCCCCCGGGACAAAGCGGCAGAGGACAAGAAAAAGGATTAACCTGctctaa
- the LOC134152718 gene encoding CLOCK-interacting pacemaker-like → MGAGGESEKDSGFSDASSEYLSALEQTDTEELPRRGAARRLPLQQRPRLARSFAGLGPVYIVKNVLVKQPPGASSDAQLVAWSGRPEPEPAQGQARLLLLQQPVPAGALQASPPGPKTQGEDTYAPLLDAYAKIAPRPGRPRDVPEAAGAVGVQKPSEQLRPSAKSAGKQRRFRNTVEILRRSGLLGITLRTKELLRQNGGTQRELAELREHARLLGEAARTNDARAWARLQRAVGLTAAYWARRGAELLGPAADLADGAALAPASGARPRGGPVAE, encoded by the exons ATGGGAGCCGGCGGCGAGTCCGAGAAGGACTCCGGCTTCTCAG ACGCCAGCTCCGAATACCTGAGCGCGCTGGAGCAGACGGACACGGAGGAGCttccgcggcgcggcgcggcgcgccggctcccgctccAGCAGCGCCCGCGCCTCGCCCGCTCCTTCGCCGGCCTCGGCCCCGTCTACATCGTCAAAAACGTCCTCGTCAAGCAG ccgccgggAGCCTCGTCGGACGCTCAGCTCGTGGCTTGGAGCGGCCgcccggagccggagccggcgcAGGGCCAAGCCCGgctccttctcctgcagcagccGGTGCCCGCCGGCGCTCTCCAAGCTTCGCCGCCCGGCCCAAAAACGCAAGGCGAGGACACCTACGCGCCCCTCCTCGACGCCTACGCCAAAATCGCCCCGCGTCCCGGCCGGCCCCGGGACGTCCCGGAGGCGGCTGGCGCCGTCGGGGTGCAAAAACCGTCGGAGCAGCTGCGGCCGTCGGCCAAGAGCGCCGGGAAGCAGCGGCGTTTCCGCAACACGGTGGAGATCCTGCGGCGCTCGGGGCTGCTGGGCATCACGCTGCGTACCAAGGAGCTGCTGCGGCAGAACGGCGGGACGCAGCGGGAGCTGGCCGAGCTGCGGGAGCACGCGCGGCTCCTCGGCGAGGCCGCCCGCACCAACGACGCCCGCGCCTGGGCTCGGCTCCAGCGCGCCGTCGGCCTCACCGCCGCGTACTGGGCCCGGCGCGGTGCCGAGCTGCTCGGCCCCGCAGCGGACTTGGCCGACGGGGCGGCGCTGGCGCCGGCCTCcggcgctcggccccgcggcggccccgtcGCGGAATAA